The proteins below are encoded in one region of Coffea arabica cultivar ET-39 chromosome 4c, Coffea Arabica ET-39 HiFi, whole genome shotgun sequence:
- the LOC140004750 gene encoding uncharacterized protein, producing MDVPSGSSERPTVERGRGVLPMIRYQIRPRGSTVRWSPASRLRRCECRQRFAYPNTLVLAVDKERKELAKDCARLEAEVNQLSEANKRQAERIQELEYDLGEGQDRVDDLCSQLEEMHKRTAKRARQLKEKAGSILNLCDDLVGDECDEDSSVGGGDEDSSVGGGVGGGPDPDVAEQWLEKMIDIFAALHYSEERQVTFAVFQLEGAARSWWNIIRTKWEREQTPRTWMNFVREFNAKRARRFLQGLNVEIQKDLAVAQITTFSDAVEKALRSENARLQVRNFQNRKRGAAGSSSTQGDKSTPPPPKFGRGAGGGRFSSPARGASSGGSQPGRGPPRSTTQGSSATVARGPCNFCGKPNHTEDDCWRKQNKCLRCGSAEHRFANCPVQARDARGTTPMTSKATSSQSRVDSTKPKVPARVYSIEQRPVPDSAEVVEDPVILPYELEVSTPTGDQRLISSKMYTNCEIWVGERKLLGNLISLAIKGYDVILGMDWLARYDAQLDCKRKTVEFRIPGEATLRLDVRGSLASSAMISGIRARKLLSKGAQGFLAFLINTPADKLKIEDVPVVSEYLDVFPDELVNLPPEREVEFEVNLCPGASPISKTPYRMAPAELKELKLQLQDLLERGFIHESGSPWGAPVLFVKKKDGTLRLCAVVFSKLDLQQGYYQLLIKKGDVPKTAFNSRYGHYEFTVMPFGLTNAPAAFTDLMHRIFKPYLDRFVVVFIDDILVYSKTREEHEQHLKEVLQTLREHQLYAKFSKCEFWLEKVSFLGHVISKEGIAVDPAKVEAVTEWKRPDNPTEIRSFLGLAGYYRRFIKDFSKLASPLTDLTKKGGRFLWSDKCETSFQELKRRLTMAPILALPNGPDGFTVYTDASKEGLGCVLMQHQNVIAYASRKLKTHEQNYPIHDLELAAVKELNMRQCRWMEFLEDYDYTIHYHPGKANVVADALSRKAQISGLMVKEWELLRVVGEWNPKLEHNKITFGNIRVTSVFLERIKEAQIKDSMVQKWVEKVKKGEISDFNLSSEGILRFRNRIVVPDDETLRREILEEAHRSKYTIHPGSNKMYRDLRQLYWWDKMKREIA from the exons ATGGACGTGCCTAGTGGGTCTAGTGAGAGACCGACCGTGGAACGGGGCCGTGGAGTACTTCCTATGATTAGGTACCAGATCCGGCCGAGAGGGTCAACTGTACGTTGGAGTCCGGCTAGTCGCCTTCGGCGTTGTGAGTGCCGTCAGAGGTTTGCCTATCCCAATACTCTAGTATTGGCCGTGGACAAAGAAAGGAAGGAGTTGGCCAAGGATTGTGCAAGGCTTGAAGCTGAAGTAAATCAATTAAGTGAGGCCAACAAGAGGCAAGCTGAGCGAATTCAGGAATTGGAATATGACCTAGGTGAAGGTCAAGATAGGGTGGACGACTTGTGTTCGCAACTTGAGGAGATGCACAAACGTACGGCCAAGAGGGCGAGACAACTAAAGGAGAAAGCCGGATCGATTCTGAACCTATGTGATGACCTAGTAGGGGACGAGTGTGACGAGGACTCTAGTGTAGGAGGTGGGGACGAGGACTCTAGTGTAGGAGGCGGAGTTGGAG GAGGGCCCGACCCTGATGTGGCCGAACAATGGTTGGAAAAGATGATAGACATTTTCGCCGCTCTACATTACTCGGAAGAGAGGCAAGTGACCTTTGCGGTTTTCCAACTCGAAGGTGCTGCCCGCTCTTGGTGGAACATTATCCGGACGAAATGGGAGCGAGAACAGACACCAAGGACCTGGATGAATTTTGTACGGGAATTCAACGCCAA GAGGGCTAGGCGTTTTCTTCAGGGGCTTaatgtggaaattcaaaaggatttagCCGTTGCCCAAATCACTACTTTTAGTGATGCTGTTGAGAAGGCCTTACGATCCGAGAATGCGAGGCTCCAGGTGAGAAACTTCCAAAATCGAAAGCGCGGAGCTGCTGGGAGTAGCTCAACTCAAGGGGATAAGAGTACCCCTCCCCCTCCTAAATTTGGAAGGGGAGCTGGAGGGGGACGATTTTCGAGTCCAGCTAGAGGGGCTTCTTCCGGAGGAAGCCAACCAGGCCGAGGACCGCCGAGGAGCACCACACAAGGGAGTTCTGCTACTGTAGCGCGTGGTCCATGTAACTTCTGTGGGAAACCCAATCACACGGAGGACGACTGCTGGAGGAAGCAGAATAAGTGTTTGCGGTGCGGAAGTGCGGAGCACCGGTTCGCCAACTGTCCGGTCCAGGCACGTGACGCGAGAGGAACTACCCCGATGACATCTAAGGCTACCTCAAGTCAATCCCGGGTAGACAGTACCAAACCAAAGGTACCCGCACGGGTGTACTCCATTGAGCAACGGCCAGTTCCTGATTCCGCCgaggtagtggaag ACCCTGTTATACTTCCTTATGAGttagaagttagtactcctacgggggaCCAACGTTTGATTTCTAGCAAAATGTACACGAATTGTGAGATCTGGGTAGGTGAGCGGAAGTTattggggaatttgataagtttagccataaagggatatgatgtgataTTAGGCATGGATTGGTTGGCTCGATACGATGCCCAGCTGGACTGCAAGAGGAAAACTGTTGAATTTCGTATTCCTGGGGAGGCAACTTTGAGGTTAGATGTGAGGGGTAGTCTAGCCTCATCTGCTATGATATCGggtattcgagctaggaaattaTTGAGTAAAGGGGCACAGgggttcctagcttttcttattaacactCCTGCTGACAAACTGAAAATAGAAGATGTTCCAGTCGTGAGTGAATACcttgatgtttttcctgacgagTTAGTGAATCTGCCTCCGGAAAGAGAAGTTGAGTTTGAAGTTAACCTTTGTCCAGGGGCTTCCCCTATTTCCAAAACTCCTTACCGAATGGCACCTGCGGAACTCAAAGAGCTGAAATTACAGTTGCAAGACCTTCTAGAGCGAGGGTTTATTCACGAGAGTGGATCGCCTTGGGGGGCACCTGTTctctttgttaagaagaaggacggGACCTTGAGACTAT gtgCGGTGGTCTTTTCAAAATTAGACCTTCAACAGGGGTATTACCAActtttgattaaaaagggagatGTGCCTAAAACTGCCTTCAATTCTCGGTATGGGCATTATGAATTTACCgtgatgccttttggactgactaatgccCCTGCTGCCTTCACGGACCTCATGCATCGAATTTTTAAACCTTACCttgaccgatttgtcgttgttttTATCGACGACAtattggtttattcaaaaacccgCGAGGAACATGAACAACATCTGAAAGAGGTCCTACAAACCCTGAGGGAGCACCAGTTGTACGCCAAATTCAGCaaatgtgagttttggctggagaaagtTTCTTTTCTGGGGCACGTGATTTCTAAAGAAGGAATTGCTGTGGATCCGGCCAAGGTAGAGGCAGTAACTGAGTGGAAGAGACCCGATAATCCCACGGAGATCCGAAGTTTTTTAGGGTTGGCAGGTTATTACCGGCGGTTTATTAAAGACTTTTCGAAACTTGCCAGTCCCTTAACTGATTTAACCAAGAAGGGTGGACGATTTCTGTGGAGTGATAAGTGTGAAACCAGCTTTCAAGAGCTGAAGCGGAGATTAACTATGGCCCCTATTCTAGCTTTACCTAATGGTCCGGACGGTTTCACTGTTTACACTGACGCCTCCAAAGAGGGATTAGGGTGCGTACTGATGCAACACCAAAACGTGATAGCTTATGCTTCCAGAAAATTGAAAACCCATGAGCAAAACTATCCTATTCATGACCTTGAACTggccgcagtt AAGGAGTTGAACATGAGACAGTGCCGTTGGATGGAATTCTTAGAGGATTATGATTATACCATTCACTACCATCCTGGGAAGGCTAATGTGGTAGCCGATGCCTTAAGTCGGAAGGCTCAGATTTCTGGATTGATGGTGAAAGAGTGGGAATTATTGAGAGTTGTAGGAGAATGGAATCCAAAGCTGGAGCATAATAAGATAACCTTTGGAAACATCCGAGTGACGTCCGTGTTTTTGGAAAGGATCAAGGAAGCTCAAATTAAGGATTCGATGGTTCAAAAGTGGGTAGAAAAGGTGAAGAAAGGAGAAATTTCCGATTTTAATTTGAGCTCTGAAGGGATtttaagatttcgaaatcgCATAGTGGTACCTGATGATGAAACTTTGAGAAGGGAAATTTTGGAGGAGGCTCATCGATCTAAATATACAATCCATCCAGGAAGTAACAAGATGTATCGTGACTTACGACAATTGTACTGGTGGGACAAGATGAAGAGAGAGATAGCTTAA